From Pedobacter indicus, a single genomic window includes:
- the pstB gene encoding phosphate ABC transporter ATP-binding protein PstB: MVQKNKSVKELNPNYKLETRKLNLYYGPKHALKDVSIQMMANTVTAFIGPSGCGKSTFLRCFNRMNDLIESARIEGEVLVDNVDIYKNEIDIYEYRKKVGMVFQKPNPFPKTIYENVAFGLRINGEKSKEYIDETVENALKQAALWDEVKDNLHKSAMALSGGQQQRLCIARAVAVKPSVLLMDEPASALDPISTTKIEELIHTLKNDYTIVIVTHNMQQAARISDKTAYFYLGELIEYDLTEKIFTNPAKEQTENYITGRFG; encoded by the coding sequence ATGGTACAAAAAAACAAGTCAGTAAAGGAGTTAAATCCGAATTATAAACTGGAAACAAGGAAGTTAAATCTTTACTATGGACCGAAACACGCTCTGAAGGATGTTTCGATCCAAATGATGGCGAATACAGTAACGGCTTTCATCGGGCCATCGGGCTGCGGTAAATCAACTTTCTTAAGATGTTTCAACCGGATGAACGACCTGATCGAAAGTGCAAGAATTGAAGGGGAAGTTCTAGTCGATAATGTAGATATCTATAAGAATGAAATTGATATCTACGAATATCGTAAAAAGGTGGGAATGGTGTTCCAAAAGCCTAACCCCTTTCCGAAAACAATCTATGAGAATGTTGCCTTTGGTCTCCGGATCAATGGTGAAAAGTCTAAAGAATATATCGATGAAACAGTCGAAAATGCATTGAAGCAGGCTGCTCTATGGGATGAAGTGAAAGATAATCTGCACAAATCAGCAATGGCACTTTCGGGTGGACAGCAGCAGCGCCTTTGTATTGCACGCGCAGTTGCGGTAAAACCATCGGTTTTATTAATGGATGAACCAGCGTCAGCACTTGACCCGATATCAACTACAAAGATTGAGGAACTGATTCACACATTGAAAAATGACTATACGATTGTGATCGTTACGCATAATATGCAACAGGCTGCTAGGATTAGTGATAAAACTGCGTATTTTTACTTAGGGGAATTGATTGAATATGATTTAACGGAGAAAATATTCACGAACCCCGCAAAGGAACAGACAGAAAACTATATTACCGGTAGGTTCGGATAA
- a CDS encoding LCP family protein: MKRSLLLFVIFSALGFTSTTKSQMNIKANPVALGIPHTKWETPDTLSNKLINIAFFGVDRRSTSDFGNSDIIMVVSIDMESNKVKLSSIMRDTYVSIYARGKNKINAAYLEGGPGLAIRTLNENFDLAIRDYISVDFFGSAKIIQALGGVEIDVKEDEVEFLNNYLGEIAGIDGIPANFVKKAGMQHLDGKQAVAYSRIRAVGRGDYGRINRQALVMSALMKSVQEKKNDFIAIVLKDIVPNIETNLDYAELFEIGTNLLQAKSRSLEHVRFPLDNASKGIMIDKIWYLSADLAKTTQSLHNYIYKDVYPE; encoded by the coding sequence ATGAAAAGATCTTTACTGCTTTTTGTTATTTTTTCGGCATTGGGCTTTACTTCAACTACCAAAAGCCAGATGAATATCAAAGCGAACCCTGTCGCGTTGGGCATTCCGCATACGAAATGGGAGACGCCTGACACTCTTTCTAATAAGCTGATCAACATTGCTTTTTTTGGTGTGGACAGGCGGAGTACGAGTGACTTTGGCAATTCGGACATCATTATGGTGGTCAGCATCGACATGGAATCGAACAAGGTTAAATTGTCATCGATTATGCGGGATACCTACGTTTCCATTTATGCGCGGGGAAAGAATAAAATCAATGCGGCATATTTGGAGGGGGGACCGGGACTGGCGATACGTACGCTTAATGAAAACTTTGATCTGGCAATAAGGGATTATATCAGTGTTGACTTCTTCGGATCGGCGAAGATCATCCAGGCGCTCGGGGGAGTGGAAATTGATGTGAAGGAGGATGAGGTGGAATTCCTGAATAACTATCTCGGCGAAATAGCGGGGATTGACGGAATACCGGCTAATTTTGTAAAGAAGGCAGGTATGCAGCATCTGGACGGAAAGCAGGCGGTAGCCTATTCCAGGATTCGGGCTGTTGGCCGGGGTGATTATGGCAGGATTAACAGGCAAGCACTGGTGATGAGCGCGCTGATGAAAAGCGTTCAGGAGAAAAAGAATGACTTTATCGCAATCGTGTTGAAGGATATTGTTCCGAATATTGAAACTAACCTCGACTATGCTGAATTATTTGAAATAGGGACGAATCTATTGCAAGCAAAATCGAGATCCTTAGAGCACGTACGTTTTCCGTTGGATAATGCTAGCAAGGGTATAATGATCGACAAAATATGGTATCTTTCAGCTGACCTGGCAAAAACAACGCAGTCGCTTCATAACTATATCTATAAAGATGTTTATCCGGAATAG
- the pstA gene encoding phosphate ABC transporter permease PstA, with amino-acid sequence MTKQPLVSAKTKDRLFRIYAIACTSFALLMLAVLLIDILIKGVTRLDWSFFMNLPSRHPEQAGIYTALAGMVSLLLFTLIVALPIGILAGIYLQEYGQKNRLAKFIEINISNLAGVPSVIYGILGLQVFVRMANLGNSILAGSLTLSLLIMPIIIVSTREAIKAVPDSLRQAAYGLGATKWQTIRRVVLPASFGGIMTGIILSTSRAIGETAPLIVVGALAYVPFIPEGPLDQYTSLPIQIFNWTTRPQHGFVINAAAGIIVLLLFTFILNGIAIYLRNKWYKKTSQ; translated from the coding sequence ATGACTAAACAGCCTCTCGTTTCTGCAAAAACGAAAGACAGGCTCTTTCGGATTTATGCGATTGCTTGCACAAGCTTCGCATTGCTCATGTTAGCAGTTTTATTGATCGATATCCTGATAAAAGGAGTTACACGTCTGGACTGGTCGTTCTTTATGAACTTGCCGTCGCGACACCCAGAACAAGCGGGTATCTATACAGCGCTGGCAGGAATGGTTAGCCTCTTGCTATTTACACTGATTGTCGCTCTGCCAATCGGGATTTTGGCAGGTATTTATTTGCAGGAATATGGACAGAAGAATCGTCTCGCTAAGTTTATTGAAATCAACATATCCAATCTGGCAGGGGTTCCCTCGGTAATCTATGGGATCCTGGGCTTGCAGGTCTTCGTAAGAATGGCTAATTTAGGAAATAGCATTTTAGCTGGTTCACTGACGTTGTCATTATTGATCATGCCGATTATTATTGTGTCAACAAGGGAGGCAATTAAGGCTGTACCAGACTCGTTAAGACAGGCCGCTTATGGGTTGGGGGCAACAAAATGGCAAACCATTAGAAGGGTGGTGTTACCTGCTTCATTTGGTGGGATCATGACGGGGATTATCTTATCAACGTCACGGGCCATCGGCGAAACAGCTCCATTAATCGTAGTGGGTGCGTTGGCCTATGTCCCTTTTATACCTGAAGGGCCGTTGGATCAATATACGTCATTGCCTATTCAAATATTTAACTGGACAACACGACCACAACATGGTTTTGTTATCAATGCGGCAGCAGGAATTATCGTGTTGCTATTATTCACCTTTATATTAAATGGTATTGCTATCTATTTAAGGAACAAATGGTACAAAAAAACAAGTCAGTAA
- a CDS encoding sensor histidine kinase, with protein sequence MKYFLTIGLVILLGGIGHASQTKNDIEELYKEGFKKINENLNEAKSLIDRGFQLSLHRKDQAGIADGYFYKGCLFDRMMQVDSAILYLNKANTLFHILDKTENIPDAYGRLGLLFIKKSQPQEGLRHLIEALKLAEEYKNPAALVRNTIVLAMHHNDYTREYDEAIKYLQQAETSARQLDDRNLLGHVYLQYSISYNNKGESGEAIEYSQRSAEEFKAIHSTYNQMRALFTLAQVYREIEEPLKIQQVLAEIEPLLNENSDNLMKANYAKLLSEAYYLQDKFEESLVHAEEASELLRLGGQTQGVFHMSDLLFRLYYLLGDRAKADSIYKQYAAMDDSLYSRERMNLDADLRQKYESEKRMQQIELQNLELVHAKYFRQGLIGILILAVILCVVVYGRLREKAKNERILNLKNEKIERQFSTLRQLNEYNETLLREIHHRVKNNLQIISSLFSIQARNIHHPEVINLIEKSKSRLKTISIIHNTLYSQKSLNRIRMSDFIKEIGESLFEIYNVDGSFLDTLDLNIKGTNIFLNADTSLPVGLIVNELITNSLKYAFSETNVSRSGNYSTNDEDTMLMEGGEHNHQIEIIINKIGESEYELKYSDSGSGLDDAIDVQTSKTTGIRLMRGLIQQLNGSMEYHKDYASHYFLIRFKEAG encoded by the coding sequence ATGAAATATTTTTTGACGATCGGCTTGGTGATTCTGCTTGGGGGGATAGGGCATGCTTCTCAAACAAAAAATGACATTGAGGAACTTTACAAAGAAGGTTTTAAAAAAATTAACGAAAATCTGAATGAAGCAAAATCCTTGATTGATCGGGGATTTCAGCTCTCTTTACATAGGAAAGACCAAGCGGGCATTGCCGATGGTTACTTTTACAAAGGCTGCCTGTTTGACCGTATGATGCAGGTTGATTCGGCCATACTCTACCTCAATAAGGCCAATACGCTCTTCCATATCCTTGATAAAACTGAAAATATTCCTGATGCCTACGGTCGTTTAGGCCTGCTTTTTATCAAAAAAAGCCAGCCTCAAGAAGGTTTGCGTCATCTTATAGAAGCACTAAAGTTAGCCGAAGAATATAAAAACCCCGCAGCTCTTGTTCGCAATACCATTGTTCTGGCCATGCACCACAATGATTATACGCGTGAGTACGATGAGGCCATCAAATACCTTCAACAAGCGGAAACCTCAGCCCGGCAATTGGATGATAGAAACCTGCTTGGTCATGTTTATCTTCAATACAGCATTTCGTATAATAACAAAGGGGAGTCTGGTGAGGCCATCGAATATAGTCAACGTTCGGCAGAAGAATTTAAAGCTATTCATAGTACCTATAATCAGATGCGGGCCTTGTTTACGCTCGCTCAGGTTTACAGGGAAATCGAAGAGCCTTTAAAAATTCAGCAGGTGCTTGCTGAAATTGAACCTCTCCTTAACGAAAACTCCGATAACTTAATGAAAGCCAATTATGCAAAATTGCTTTCAGAAGCCTATTACCTTCAGGATAAGTTTGAAGAGTCATTGGTCCATGCAGAAGAAGCTAGTGAATTATTGCGGCTAGGCGGTCAGACGCAGGGAGTATTTCATATGTCCGATCTGCTTTTCCGACTTTACTATTTGCTGGGAGACCGCGCCAAGGCAGACAGCATCTACAAACAATATGCAGCGATGGATGACAGTCTTTACTCCCGCGAGCGTATGAACCTCGATGCCGATTTGCGTCAAAAATATGAGTCCGAAAAGCGAATGCAGCAAATTGAACTGCAGAATCTTGAATTAGTCCATGCAAAATATTTTCGTCAGGGTTTAATCGGCATTCTCATCCTCGCTGTTATTCTTTGTGTGGTTGTTTACGGTCGTTTACGCGAGAAAGCAAAAAACGAACGTATTCTCAATCTCAAGAACGAGAAGATTGAAAGACAATTTTCTACTTTACGGCAATTGAACGAATACAACGAAACCCTTCTACGGGAAATTCACCACCGTGTGAAAAACAATCTTCAGATTATCAGTAGCCTATTTAGTATCCAGGCCCGGAATATTCATCATCCAGAGGTGATTAACTTGATTGAGAAAAGTAAAAGCCGTTTGAAGACTATCTCCATTATCCACAACACCCTCTACAGTCAAAAGAGCCTCAATCGTATCCGTATGAGTGATTTCATCAAAGAAATAGGGGAGTCGCTATTTGAAATTTACAATGTAGATGGGTCGTTCCTAGACACTTTAGACCTCAATATTAAAGGCACCAATATCTTCCTCAATGCAGACACCTCATTGCCGGTTGGGCTTATCGTAAACGAACTGATCACTAATTCGCTAAAATACGCCTTCTCTGAAACGAATGTCAGCAGATCTGGCAACTATTCAACAAACGATGAAGATACCATGCTTATGGAAGGTGGGGAGCACAACCATCAGATTGAAATCATCATCAATAAAATCGGTGAAAGCGAATACGAACTCAAATATTCAGATAGCGGATCGGGGTTGGATGATGCGATCGATGTACAAACCAGCAAAACCACTGGTATCCGTCTAATGCGCGGACTCATACAGCAGCTCAATGGATCGATGGAATATCATAAAGACTATGCATCACATTACTTCTTGATCCGTTTCAAAGAAGCTGGATAA
- a CDS encoding response regulator transcription factor yields the protein MERIMIVEDEFIVAQSMSFFLESKGYEVCAVADRYESAIRSFISYKPDLILCDIRLRGEKTGIEVIQELRKNHAFRLIYVTAHGDEQLLKDALGTHPNAFLLKPYTDQQLLVSVQMAFKTKESNHTNVSEHLKDFQTLSKAELRIVALMVEGKSSTEIADELFISKHTVDVHRKNILRKTNFKNTVQLIVFALEHRLLEEYQ from the coding sequence ATGGAAAGAATAATGATCGTGGAAGATGAGTTTATTGTCGCACAAAGCATGTCCTTTTTTTTAGAGAGCAAAGGCTATGAAGTTTGCGCTGTAGCCGACCGCTACGAATCTGCCATACGTAGTTTTATAAGTTACAAACCCGACCTTATCTTATGCGATATCCGTCTCCGCGGAGAAAAAACCGGTATTGAAGTTATCCAAGAACTCCGTAAAAACCACGCCTTCCGCCTGATCTATGTTACAGCCCATGGCGATGAGCAACTGTTGAAAGACGCACTCGGTACCCATCCCAATGCCTTTCTTCTAAAGCCCTATACAGACCAACAACTTTTGGTAAGCGTACAGATGGCTTTCAAGACCAAAGAGTCTAACCATACCAATGTTTCCGAGCATCTCAAAGACTTTCAAACCCTGTCTAAAGCCGAGCTTCGGATTGTTGCGTTGATGGTCGAAGGGAAGTCATCAACCGAAATTGCCGACGAACTTTTTATTAGTAAGCACACCGTTGATGTTCACCGCAAAAACATCCTGCGAAAAACCAATTTCAAAAATACCGTTCAGCTGATTGTATTCGCCCTAGAACACCGTTTATTAGAAGAATACCAATAA
- a CDS encoding sensor histidine kinase, whose protein sequence is MIYSQHRFQIVLIIIIFVVLVITFYFSRVRRRYSQTVVLSSSIILVSLLGVSFFYNSGTDGKVIALLLLSMMVYFMTTTHILTYIVMAIHLVCVIVILTLQYYHPDWIVTYPTGKERLIDNFSSVFFIIIIMYFVLDVVRKEFEKERENIRTKNLYLEEKNQLIQDLLKELNHRVKNNLQVISSLLSLQAYRTKNPEAITALQEGKNRLLSMSLLHKKLYQDNFFNQISVSEYVKDLIDHSLAHPDVSFDIHTEIEDIMLTADQAVPLGLMLHEIFSGVIRPLYDSFDTDRRIEIRNDVNFNRISLSIVFYKLRSAGSMSGNKKTLSTELIDILIKQLDGTLSIVETDEPSTEINIRFNIKY, encoded by the coding sequence ATGATATACAGCCAACATCGATTTCAGATTGTACTGATTATCATCATATTTGTTGTCCTGGTCATTACCTTTTATTTTTCCAGAGTACGCCGCCGATATTCACAGACCGTCGTCTTATCGAGTTCGATCATTTTGGTATCCCTGCTGGGTGTCAGTTTTTTCTATAATTCAGGCACTGACGGCAAAGTCATTGCTCTTTTGCTTCTCAGTATGATGGTTTATTTTATGACCACTACCCATATACTGACCTATATCGTCATGGCGATTCACCTGGTTTGTGTCATCGTCATTCTGACCCTACAATACTATCATCCAGATTGGATCGTTACTTATCCCACAGGCAAAGAAAGGTTGATCGATAATTTCTCCAGTGTCTTTTTTATCATCATCATTATGTATTTTGTTCTGGACGTTGTCCGCAAGGAATTTGAAAAAGAACGCGAAAACATCCGAACAAAGAACCTTTATCTCGAAGAAAAGAACCAGCTGATCCAGGATCTTCTGAAGGAACTCAACCATCGGGTCAAGAACAACCTGCAAGTTATATCCAGTCTTCTTAGCCTACAAGCCTACCGTACCAAAAATCCAGAAGCCATCACTGCTTTGCAGGAAGGGAAAAACAGACTCTTATCCATGTCTCTCCTTCATAAGAAACTATATCAAGACAACTTTTTTAATCAAATATCCGTCAGTGAATACGTCAAGGACCTGATTGACCATTCCCTTGCACATCCCGATGTCAGCTTTGACATTCATACCGAAATAGAAGACATCATGCTTACCGCTGACCAGGCCGTGCCCCTGGGACTTATGTTACATGAGATTTTTTCTGGAGTCATCCGTCCCCTTTATGACAGCTTCGATACCGACCGGCGGATTGAAATCCGTAATGATGTAAATTTCAATAGGATTTCCCTATCCATCGTTTTTTACAAATTACGGTCTGCAGGTTCTATGTCAGGCAATAAAAAGACACTCAGCACCGAGCTGATCGATATCCTCATCAAACAACTTGACGGCACCCTTTCTATCGTAGAGACCGATGAGCCGAGCACCGAAATAAACATTCGATTTAACATTAAATATTAA
- a CDS encoding PstS family phosphate ABC transporter substrate-binding protein produces the protein MQLKKTLIQRIGLIVFLGLFSSCFKTYEGKINIDGSSTVYPLTEAVSEEFREVRPDIRVTVGVSGTGGGFKKFLRGELDISNASRPISASEIAGAKEANIEFIELPVSYDGLAVVISPQNDFVDYLTVAELHKMWAPESQGKITRWNQIRAEWPDRPLNLYGAGTSSGTYDYFTEAINGKAKASRGDYTASEDDNVLVQGVSTDVNGLGYFGLAYYTENADKLKLVPIKVDENSEAVLPSDETVQNGSYQPLARPEFIYVNKSSAELPYVQEYVKFYMENAGALAKEVGYVALPAEVYKLSYENFKNLKTGSIFEDKSIVGANLLELLKNQTD, from the coding sequence ATGCAGCTAAAAAAAACTCTTATACAGCGAATTGGGCTAATCGTCTTTTTAGGCCTCTTTTCTTCCTGTTTTAAAACCTACGAGGGCAAAATCAACATTGACGGTTCAAGCACGGTATACCCTTTGACAGAAGCGGTATCAGAGGAATTCCGAGAGGTACGACCAGACATCCGGGTGACGGTGGGGGTATCAGGTACGGGAGGTGGATTTAAGAAATTTCTGCGCGGTGAGCTGGATATCAGCAACGCATCCCGGCCTATCAGTGCTTCGGAAATAGCGGGGGCAAAAGAAGCGAATATTGAGTTCATCGAATTACCGGTTTCTTATGATGGCCTAGCAGTAGTCATTAGTCCGCAAAACGATTTTGTCGACTATCTTACTGTAGCGGAACTGCACAAAATGTGGGCACCAGAGAGCCAGGGTAAAATTACACGATGGAATCAGATTAGAGCGGAATGGCCTGACAGACCCTTGAATTTATATGGGGCTGGCACATCGTCTGGCACCTACGATTATTTTACGGAAGCAATTAACGGAAAAGCAAAGGCTTCAAGGGGCGATTATACAGCAAGTGAAGATGATAATGTGTTGGTGCAGGGTGTATCGACAGATGTGAATGGCTTGGGTTATTTTGGTCTGGCTTATTATACGGAAAATGCCGATAAATTAAAATTGGTTCCAATTAAGGTAGATGAGAACAGCGAAGCAGTGCTCCCTTCTGACGAAACAGTTCAGAACGGTAGTTACCAGCCTTTGGCGCGACCAGAATTTATCTATGTAAATAAGAGTTCCGCAGAACTGCCTTATGTGCAGGAATATGTTAAGTTCTATATGGAAAATGCGGGAGCGCTGGCGAAAGAAGTGGGCTATGTGGCCCTTCCGGCAGAGGTATATAAATTATCCTACGAAAACTTTAAAAATCTAAAAACAGGTTCTATCTTTGAAGACAAATCAATCGTAGGGGCAAATCTTTTAGAATTGTTAAAAAACCAGACTGACTAA
- a CDS encoding sugar transferase, translating into MEWRVSITDQQPFRNLVYYAGKQFEKNVSKGLDGHFNIRSYDNLLELEVHLGQLNLLDTPEILIMEVDERGKVFDVIKRLRRSSLTCGLIIVLLSARHDSRYRLLAKELRVEDYYEYPFDIDHINERLQFLRKFKLIRSDVNRLKQLPPKPYKIPIFKRLFDICFSAITLLILSPLFLIVAILIKLDSPGPVFYKSKRAGTGYKIFDFYKFRSMKCGADKELEKLKKEKNQYDQYTNGHATKPAAFVKIKNDPRITKFGHFLRNTSIDELPQLFNVLKGDMSIVGNRPLPLYEAKMLTSNEWCQRFLGPAGITGLWQVTKRGRSDMSDQERRELDNYYVQHSSIWFDLRIIGSTIPALLQKEKV; encoded by the coding sequence ATGGAATGGCGCGTGTCTATAACTGATCAACAACCATTTCGCAACCTGGTGTACTATGCCGGAAAACAATTTGAGAAGAACGTCTCAAAAGGACTGGACGGGCACTTCAATATCCGGTCTTATGACAACCTTCTCGAGTTAGAAGTACACCTGGGGCAATTGAATTTATTAGATACTCCGGAAATATTGATTATGGAAGTTGATGAGCGAGGGAAAGTGTTTGATGTCATCAAAAGATTAAGAAGAAGTTCTTTGACATGCGGGTTAATTATCGTGTTGTTATCAGCCAGGCATGATAGCCGATATCGGCTATTAGCTAAAGAATTACGTGTAGAAGACTATTACGAATACCCTTTTGATATTGACCATATCAATGAGCGGCTTCAATTTTTACGGAAGTTTAAACTCATCCGGTCAGATGTAAACCGATTAAAGCAGTTGCCTCCGAAGCCTTATAAGATACCTATCTTCAAGCGCCTTTTTGATATCTGTTTTTCAGCCATTACCCTTCTAATCCTGTCGCCCTTGTTTTTAATCGTCGCCATACTGATCAAGCTTGATTCACCAGGTCCGGTCTTCTATAAAAGCAAACGCGCCGGTACCGGTTACAAGATCTTTGATTTCTACAAATTCCGTAGCATGAAGTGCGGAGCCGATAAAGAGCTGGAGAAGTTAAAAAAAGAAAAAAACCAATATGATCAGTACACCAATGGCCATGCTACTAAGCCGGCAGCCTTTGTTAAGATCAAGAACGATCCCCGGATTACCAAATTCGGTCACTTTTTAAGGAATACCAGTATTGATGAACTGCCGCAGCTGTTCAACGTATTAAAAGGCGATATGTCCATCGTTGGCAACCGTCCGCTGCCCTTATACGAGGCCAAAATGCTTACCTCCAATGAGTGGTGTCAGCGATTCTTAGGGCCGGCCGGCATTACCGGACTTTGGCAAGTCACCAAAAGAGGCCGTAGTGACATGTCAGACCAAGAACGGCGAGAACTCGACAACTACTACGTACAGCACTCCTCCATTTGGTTCGATTTACGAATCATCGGTTCTACCATACCCGCATTATTGCAAAAAGAAAAAGTTTAA
- the pstC gene encoding phosphate ABC transporter permease subunit PstC: protein MAKSPVKSERFIEALMIVCSLISVLTTIGIILVLSIDTVKFFAEVSIIDFITDLEWTPLFEDQHFGILPLLSGTILTTLIATLLAVPVGVSIAVYLNEYASKKFTAAVKPILEVLAAIPTVVYGFFALQFVTPLLQTFIPGLAGFNALSPGIVMGIMIIPYITSLSEDALRAVPKGLREASYGLGANKLQTAFRVIVPAASSGIIVSIILAISRALGETMIVAIAAGQQPNLTLNPLEPVETITTYIVQVSMGDVPQDSLEYRTIFAAGITLFAFTFLLNNISFWIQKKYQNRYD from the coding sequence ATGGCAAAATCACCTGTTAAATCTGAGAGATTCATTGAGGCCTTAATGATTGTCTGCAGTTTAATCTCGGTACTGACCACGATTGGGATTATCCTGGTTCTATCTATCGACACAGTAAAGTTCTTTGCTGAAGTATCAATTATCGATTTTATTACGGATTTGGAGTGGACACCGTTGTTTGAGGATCAGCATTTCGGTATCCTACCCCTACTTTCGGGAACGATTTTAACAACATTGATCGCTACCTTGCTGGCTGTTCCGGTAGGCGTAAGCATTGCGGTATACCTGAACGAATATGCGTCAAAAAAGTTTACAGCAGCAGTTAAACCAATACTTGAGGTACTGGCTGCGATCCCAACTGTAGTATATGGTTTTTTCGCATTGCAATTTGTGACTCCTCTCCTTCAGACCTTTATTCCGGGACTCGCTGGGTTCAACGCATTATCACCCGGAATTGTGATGGGTATCATGATCATCCCCTACATTACTTCACTAAGTGAAGATGCTTTGCGCGCGGTGCCGAAAGGTCTGCGGGAAGCTAGTTATGGTTTAGGGGCGAATAAATTACAAACGGCGTTTAGGGTAATCGTACCTGCAGCAAGTTCGGGAATCATCGTGTCCATCATCCTGGCTATCTCCCGAGCATTGGGAGAAACGATGATCGTAGCGATCGCTGCTGGCCAACAACCGAATCTGACTTTAAATCCGTTGGAACCGGTTGAGACAATTACAACCTATATTGTGCAAGTGAGCATGGGTGACGTTCCACAGGATTCATTAGAGTACAGAACGATTTTTGCTGCGGGGATAACCTTGTTTGCATTTACGTTCTTATTGAATAATATTTCATTCTGGATTCAAAAAAAATATCAAAACCGCTATGACTAA
- a CDS encoding response regulator encodes MKRTVLVVDGEPSILELLHFILGKEYKIALASSCYEALIWLEDNDTPDLIILDFAIKGFGGKDFLRTIKVSGMYRNIPVVILSQTGDFDPIAAEVPYGVDRFFPKPFNPIELKSSVSEIIASRQEHGMARVYN; translated from the coding sequence ATGAAAAGGACCGTACTGGTAGTGGATGGTGAACCCTCAATCTTAGAGCTATTACATTTTATATTAGGCAAAGAATATAAAATAGCTCTTGCCAGCAGTTGTTATGAAGCACTGATCTGGTTAGAGGACAACGACACCCCCGATCTGATTATTCTCGACTTTGCAATCAAGGGTTTCGGCGGAAAAGATTTCCTGAGAACCATCAAGGTGAGCGGCATGTACCGTAACATCCCGGTTGTCATTCTTTCCCAGACCGGAGATTTCGATCCCATTGCTGCCGAGGTGCCTTATGGGGTAGATCGATTCTTCCCCAAACCTTTCAACCCCATTGAACTAAAATCATCCGTTTCCGAAATCATAGCAAGCAGACAAGAACATGGAATGGCGCGTGTCTATAACTGA